Proteins from a genomic interval of Marmoricola sp. OAE513:
- a CDS encoding DNA-directed RNA polymerase subunit alpha: MLIAQRPTLSEEAVDEFRSRFVIEPLEPGFGYTLGNSLRRTLLSSIPGASVTSIKVDTALHEFSTIEGVKEDVTEIILNLKGLVVSSEHDEPVTMYLRKQGAGAVTAADIAPPAGVEVHNPDLQIATLNDKGKLELELVVERGRGYVSSVQNKGADNEIGRIPVDSIYSPVLKVTYKVEATRVEQRTDFDKLVIDVETKSSIRPRDAIASAGKTLVELFGLARELNVEAEGIDIGPSPVDEQLAQDLAMPVEDLNLTVRSYNCLKREGIHTVGELVGRSEQDLLDIRNFGAKSIDEVKAKLVEMGLSLKDSAPGFDPATALAAYDDDDDSFVEDEQY; the protein is encoded by the coding sequence GTGCTCATCGCACAGCGCCCGACCCTGTCGGAAGAGGCCGTTGACGAGTTCCGTTCGCGTTTCGTGATCGAACCGCTGGAGCCTGGCTTCGGCTACACGCTCGGCAACTCGCTCCGTCGCACCCTGCTCTCCTCGATCCCGGGGGCCTCGGTCACCAGCATCAAGGTGGACACGGCTCTGCACGAGTTCTCCACCATCGAGGGCGTCAAGGAAGACGTCACCGAGATCATCCTGAACCTCAAGGGTCTGGTCGTCTCCTCGGAGCACGACGAGCCGGTCACCATGTACCTGCGCAAGCAGGGCGCGGGTGCCGTCACCGCCGCTGACATCGCGCCGCCGGCCGGTGTCGAGGTGCACAACCCGGACCTGCAGATCGCGACGCTGAACGACAAGGGCAAGCTCGAGCTCGAGCTCGTCGTCGAGCGCGGCCGCGGCTACGTCAGCTCGGTCCAGAACAAGGGTGCGGACAACGAGATCGGCCGGATCCCGGTCGACTCGATCTACTCGCCCGTGCTCAAGGTGACCTACAAGGTCGAGGCCACCCGAGTCGAGCAGCGCACCGACTTCGACAAGCTCGTCATCGACGTCGAGACCAAGTCCTCGATCCGTCCCCGTGACGCGATCGCGTCGGCCGGCAAGACGCTGGTCGAGCTGTTCGGTCTGGCGCGTGAGCTGAACGTCGAGGCCGAGGGCATCGACATCGGCCCGTCGCCGGTCGACGAGCAGCTGGCCCAGGACCTGGCCATGCCGGTCGAGGACCTGAACCTCACCGTCCGTTCCTACAACTGCCTCAAGCGCGAGGGCATCCACACCGTGGGCGAGCTCGTCGGCCGTTCGGAGCAGGACCTGCTCGACATCCGTAACTTCGGTGCGAAGTCGATCGACGAGGTCAAGGCCAAGCTCGTCGAGATGGGTCTGTCCCTCAAGGACAGCGCGCCCGGTTTCGACCCGGCCACCGCCCTCGCGGCGTACGACGATGACGACGACTCGTTCGTCGAGGACGAGCAGTACTGA
- the rpsD gene encoding 30S ribosomal protein S4, giving the protein MARYTGPMTKKSRRLGVDLVGGDAAFEKRPYAPGQHGRARIKESEYRNQLQEKQKARFTYGVMEKQFHKYYEIAARRSGKTGDNLLQLLELRLDNVVYRAGFARTRRHARQLVVHGHFLVNGKKVDIPSYQVSAHDVIDVREKSLEMTPFIVARETHGERIVPAWLEALPNRMRVLVHSVPVRAQIDLPVQEQLIVEYYSKK; this is encoded by the coding sequence ATGGCCCGTTACACCGGACCCATGACCAAGAAGTCGCGCCGTCTCGGTGTCGACCTCGTCGGTGGCGACGCAGCTTTCGAGAAGCGTCCCTACGCTCCCGGCCAGCACGGACGTGCGCGGATCAAGGAGAGCGAGTACCGCAACCAGCTGCAGGAGAAGCAGAAGGCGCGCTTCACCTACGGCGTGATGGAGAAGCAGTTCCACAAGTACTACGAGATCGCTGCCCGTCGTTCCGGCAAGACCGGTGACAACCTGCTGCAGCTCCTCGAGCTCCGCCTGGACAACGTCGTCTACCGTGCCGGCTTCGCCCGCACGCGTCGTCACGCCCGGCAGCTGGTCGTCCACGGCCACTTCCTGGTCAACGGCAAGAAGGTCGACATCCCGTCGTACCAGGTCTCGGCCCACGACGTCATCGACGTCCGGGAGAAGAGCCTGGAGATGACCCCGTTCATCGTGGCTCGCGAGACCCACGGCGAGCGGATCGTCCCGGCCTGGCTCGAGGCGCTCCCGAACCGGATGCGCGTGCTCGTGCACTCTGTCCCGGTCCGTGCGCAGATCGACCTGCCGGTCCAGGAGCAGCTCATCGTCGAGTACTACTCGAAGAAGTAG
- the rpsK gene encoding 30S ribosomal protein S11, with protein MPPKSRTAAGAKKIRRKEKKNIAQGEAHIKSTFNNTIVTITDPTGAVISWASAGTVGFKGSRKSTPYAAQMAAEAAGRRAMDHGMKKIDVFVKGPGSGRETAIRSLGAIGLEVGTIQDVTPTPHNGCRPPKRRRV; from the coding sequence ATGCCTCCCAAGAGCCGCACCGCGGCCGGCGCGAAGAAGATCCGCCGCAAGGAGAAGAAGAACATCGCTCAGGGCGAAGCCCACATCAAGAGCACGTTCAACAACACCATCGTCACGATCACCGACCCCACCGGGGCGGTCATCTCGTGGGCCTCTGCCGGCACCGTCGGCTTCAAGGGCTCGCGCAAGTCCACCCCGTACGCCGCCCAGATGGCTGCCGAGGCAGCCGGTCGTCGTGCGATGGACCACGGCATGAAGAAGATCGACGTCTTCGTCAAGGGCCCGGGTTCCGGTCGCGAGACCGCCATCCGTTCGCTCGGTGCCATCGGCCTCGAGGTCGGCACCATCCAGGACGTCACGCCCACCCCCCACAACGGTTGCCGCCCGCCCAAGCGCCGGCGCGTCTGA
- the rpsM gene encoding 30S ribosomal protein S13: protein MARLVGVDLPRDKRIEIALTYIYGIGRTRAQQLLAATGVDPNARVHTLGDEELVKLRDEIEANFKIEGDLRREVQADIRRKIEIGSYQGRRHRMGLPVRGQRTKTNARTRKGPKRTVAGKKKAK from the coding sequence ATGGCACGCCTTGTTGGTGTTGACCTCCCGCGCGACAAGCGCATCGAGATCGCACTTACCTACATCTACGGCATCGGACGTACCCGCGCCCAGCAGCTGCTCGCCGCCACCGGGGTCGACCCGAACGCGCGCGTCCACACGCTGGGTGACGAAGAGCTGGTCAAGCTCCGTGACGAGATCGAAGCCAACTTCAAGATCGAGGGTGACCTCCGTCGCGAGGTCCAGGCTGACATCCGCCGGAAGATCGAGATCGGCAGCTACCAGGGTCGCCGCCACCGCATGGGCCTCCCGGTCCGCGGTCAGCGCACCAAGACCAACGCTCGTACCCGCAAGGGTCCGAAGCGGACTGTCGCCGGCAAGAAGAAGGCCAAGTGA
- the rpmJ gene encoding 50S ribosomal protein L36 encodes MKVNPSVKPICDKCKVIRRHGRVMVICENPRHKQRQG; translated from the coding sequence ATGAAGGTCAACCCGAGCGTCAAGCCGATCTGTGACAAGTGCAAGGTGATCCGTCGCCACGGCCGCGTCATGGTGATCTGCGAGAACCCGCGCCACAAGCAGCGCCAGGGCTGA
- the infA gene encoding translation initiation factor IF-1, translating into MPKKEGVIEMEGSVLEALPNAFFRVELANGHKVLAHISGKMRQHYIRILPEDRVVVELSPYDLTRGRIVYRYK; encoded by the coding sequence ATGCCGAAAAAAGAAGGCGTGATCGAGATGGAGGGCTCCGTGCTGGAGGCCCTTCCGAACGCTTTTTTCCGGGTCGAACTGGCCAACGGACACAAGGTGCTCGCCCACATCAGCGGCAAGATGCGTCAGCACTACATCCGGATCCTCCCCGAGGACCGGGTCGTGGTGGAGCTCTCGCCGTACGACCTCACCCGGGGTCGGATCGTCTACCGCTACAAGTGA
- a CDS encoding alkaline phosphatase family protein gives MKTVALVVALVLVGAGCAGDPGPDEGGRAPKSTASTPGSAPPPVPPSAGAPVPSPTPTKRRVAAPPLVILISVDGLNPSAIRRLDRQGRVPAFRKLLREGSWTLNARTAHEQTNTLPNHTGMLTGRPITGRSGTRVTFNEDRPGNLASLNGRYVAGVFDPVHDAGLSTAFLAEKDKFNFLIRSWNAAGGARDVTGKDDGRNKLDVARIAGPQKLTRVLLRRLRSDPPNLTFLHIGGADGAGHGDKVNGFMGPRYLDAVVAADRQIGRILALVEARPALEQRTTVVLTADHGGRGTASSPAQEHRNPTNLDNYRIPFIVWGRGTVPGTDLYAQNRKTRRNPGDARTSYAGTQPIRNLDAADLVLSLFRLPALPGTLPRGLETLRLR, from the coding sequence ATGAAGACGGTCGCTCTCGTGGTCGCGCTCGTCCTGGTCGGAGCGGGGTGCGCGGGCGACCCAGGACCCGACGAAGGCGGTCGTGCCCCGAAGTCGACGGCATCGACCCCTGGCTCGGCGCCTCCCCCGGTCCCGCCGTCCGCCGGCGCGCCGGTTCCGTCCCCGACACCCACGAAGCGGCGGGTCGCCGCCCCGCCGCTCGTCATCCTGATCTCCGTCGACGGCTTGAACCCCTCTGCCATCAGGCGCCTGGACCGTCAGGGTCGGGTGCCTGCGTTCCGCAAGCTCCTCCGCGAGGGCTCGTGGACCCTGAACGCCCGGACCGCGCACGAGCAGACCAACACGCTCCCGAACCACACCGGCATGCTCACCGGACGGCCGATCACCGGCAGGAGCGGCACCCGGGTGACGTTCAACGAGGACCGCCCCGGCAACCTCGCCTCGCTGAACGGGCGCTACGTCGCCGGCGTCTTCGACCCGGTGCACGACGCCGGGCTCTCGACGGCCTTCCTCGCCGAGAAGGACAAGTTCAACTTCCTGATCCGCTCCTGGAACGCAGCGGGCGGCGCCAGGGACGTCACCGGGAAGGACGACGGGCGCAACAAGCTCGACGTCGCTCGGATCGCCGGGCCGCAGAAGCTGACCCGGGTGCTCCTGCGACGGCTGCGCTCGGACCCGCCGAACCTCACCTTCCTGCACATCGGCGGTGCTGACGGAGCCGGGCACGGGGACAAGGTGAACGGCTTCATGGGCCCCCGGTACCTCGACGCCGTGGTGGCCGCGGACCGGCAGATCGGCCGGATTCTGGCCCTCGTGGAAGCACGCCCGGCGTTGGAGCAACGCACCACCGTCGTGCTCACCGCCGACCACGGCGGCCGAGGGACAGCCAGCAGCCCGGCCCAGGAGCACCGGAACCCGACCAACCTGGACAACTACCGGATCCCGTTCATCGTGTGGGGCAGAGGCACCGTCCCCGGGACCGACCTCTACGCGCAGAACCGGAAGACCCGGCGCAATCCCGGGGACGCACGCACGTCGTACGCCGGCACGCAGCCGATCCGCAACCTGGACGCCGCCGACCTGGTCCTCAGCCTCTTCCGGCTCCCCGCCCTCCCCGGCACGCTCCCCCGGGGTCTTGAGACGCTGCGGCTGCGGTGA
- a CDS encoding protein kinase, translated as MGEIPQPGATIGRYTIGERLGQGGTGTVFRATRSMPRREVALKVIPAELAALPGFRDQFLHEADLLAELNSPHVVAIHDVGEEDGYLFIATDLITGGDLGTRLARGPVPLKPALTLGAQVAQALSAAHAAGVVHRDVKPSNVLLGEVDGKPHAYLCDFGIAQPGGAGGTRRNVVVGTYAYLAPELLTGGAASPASDVYALGCLLVAAITGAPPYSGTDEEIAQQHLSSEIPHWEETSPLLAQLNQLIQISMAKNPADRYATADHFGAAMLAVLGEVPQVAPAAAPVPPVFPTPEPVAESEPEPVATPEPEPEPIATPEPEPTPEPEPEPTPEQPTPSIFADPTPEPTPEPTPDPTPDPTPEPPIWEPRAEEDEETQVRMAPIAEPLYVPADDLLSSDGRHWDDEDEPKRGGKVLVSSIIALLLVVGAVAGIVLLQKDDDGKDPASSSPAPTTPTISSTPSRTPSPGETKVCQEGRTIPATERCGEPYGIPGLKYVFPNSKGDCTESRLNSDKYWQIRCVVGGENPATVTYSTYKTNPLARQVNDELYKNTTPSTLPSGLIQYGPQQMPSGKWLVTLTYPDRHPYAVQISTTSSQAAQQIADTTEVRAIEDFVVE; from the coding sequence ATGGGGGAGATCCCGCAGCCTGGAGCGACGATCGGTCGGTACACGATCGGCGAGCGCCTCGGACAGGGCGGCACCGGAACGGTGTTCCGTGCGACGCGCAGCATGCCCCGCCGCGAGGTCGCGCTCAAGGTGATCCCCGCCGAGCTGGCCGCCCTCCCCGGTTTCCGCGACCAGTTCCTGCACGAGGCCGACCTGCTGGCCGAGCTGAACAGCCCCCACGTCGTCGCGATCCACGACGTCGGGGAGGAGGACGGCTACCTCTTCATCGCCACCGACCTGATCACGGGCGGGGACCTCGGCACCCGGCTCGCGCGCGGCCCGGTCCCGCTCAAGCCTGCCCTGACCCTCGGCGCCCAGGTCGCCCAGGCCCTGTCGGCCGCGCACGCCGCCGGCGTCGTCCACCGCGACGTGAAGCCCAGCAACGTCCTGCTCGGGGAGGTCGACGGCAAGCCGCACGCCTACCTCTGCGACTTCGGCATCGCTCAGCCCGGCGGCGCCGGGGGCACCCGGCGCAACGTCGTCGTCGGCACCTACGCCTACCTGGCCCCCGAGCTGCTCACCGGTGGAGCCGCGAGCCCGGCCAGCGACGTCTACGCCCTCGGCTGCCTGCTCGTCGCCGCGATCACCGGCGCGCCGCCGTACAGCGGCACCGACGAGGAGATCGCCCAGCAGCACCTGAGCAGCGAGATCCCGCACTGGGAGGAGACCTCCCCGCTCCTGGCCCAGCTCAACCAGCTGATCCAGATCTCGATGGCGAAGAACCCGGCCGACCGGTACGCGACCGCGGACCACTTCGGGGCGGCGATGCTCGCGGTGCTCGGCGAGGTCCCGCAGGTCGCGCCGGCGGCCGCACCCGTGCCGCCGGTGTTCCCGACCCCGGAGCCGGTCGCCGAGTCGGAGCCCGAGCCGGTCGCCACGCCCGAACCGGAGCCCGAGCCGATCGCCACCCCCGAACCGGAGCCCACCCCGGAGCCCGAGCCCGAGCCCACCCCGGAGCAGCCGACGCCGTCGATCTTCGCGGACCCCACGCCCGAACCCACGCCCGAACCCACGCCGGACCCCACGCCCGACCCCACGCCCGAGCCCCCGATCTGGGAGCCGCGCGCGGAGGAGGACGAGGAGACCCAGGTCCGGATGGCGCCGATCGCCGAGCCGCTCTACGTCCCCGCTGACGACCTGCTCTCCTCCGACGGGCGGCACTGGGACGACGAGGACGAGCCCAAGCGCGGCGGCAAGGTCCTGGTCTCCAGCATCATCGCGCTGCTGCTCGTGGTCGGTGCCGTGGCCGGGATCGTTTTGCTGCAGAAGGATGACGACGGCAAGGATCCCGCTTCGAGCAGCCCCGCACCCACCACGCCCACGATCTCCAGCACCCCGTCCCGGACGCCCTCCCCCGGGGAGACCAAGGTCTGCCAGGAAGGACGCACGATCCCGGCGACCGAGCGCTGTGGCGAGCCCTACGGCATCCCTGGCCTGAAGTACGTGTTCCCCAACAGCAAGGGTGACTGCACCGAGTCCCGCCTGAACTCCGACAAGTACTGGCAGATCCGCTGCGTCGTCGGGGGCGAGAACCCGGCGACCGTGACGTACTCGACGTACAAGACGAACCCGCTCGCACGCCAGGTCAACGACGAGCTGTACAAGAACACCACGCCGAGCACCCTGCCCAGCGGCCTGATCCAGTACGGCCCGCAGCAGATGCCGTCAGGCAAGTGGCTCGTCACGCTGACCTACCCCGACCGGCACCCGTACGCCGTCCAGATCTCCACCACGAGCAGCCAGGCTGCCCAGCAGATCGCCGACACCACCGAGGTGCGTGCGATCGAGGACTTCGTCGTCGAGTGA